A stretch of Gammaproteobacteria bacterium DNA encodes these proteins:
- a CDS encoding VOC family protein, whose product MPDTQPAENAQVSLGLPPADQICLVVRDLQAAVALYEPLFGPFTVLDNGPFESVYRGERVMVELLCAFGRTGALEIELIEWRSGPTPHRDFIQGGREGVQHIRYVIEDLDGWIARAAGIGYRPVWSGSFPVSEAAPSLSWCYLERAGDPLMIEFVQWG is encoded by the coding sequence ATGCCGGACACGCAGCCGGCAGAAAACGCGCAGGTCTCGCTCGGCCTGCCACCGGCCGATCAGATCTGCCTCGTGGTGCGCGATCTGCAGGCCGCCGTGGCGCTGTACGAGCCGCTGTTCGGGCCGTTCACGGTGCTCGACAACGGCCCCTTCGAGTCCGTGTATCGTGGTGAGCGGGTGATGGTGGAGCTGCTGTGCGCCTTCGGACGCACCGGCGCGCTCGAGATCGAACTGATCGAGTGGCGTTCGGGGCCGACGCCGCATCGCGATTTCATCCAGGGCGGTCGCGAGGGCGTGCAGCACATCCGCTACGTGATCGAGGACCTCGATGGCTGGATCGCCAGGGCTGCAGGGATCGGCTACCGCCCCGTCTGGTCGGGTAGTTTCCCTGTCTCGGAGGCGGCACCGTCGCTCAGCTGGTGTTACCTCGAGCGTGCGGGTGATCCGCTGATGATCGAATTCGTGCAGTGGGGCTGA
- a CDS encoding pyrroloquinoline quinone-dependent dehydrogenase translates to MGGNEGGMKFSPLTQIAPANVGHLKEAWTYHIGMLDAPAPASPTFEGTPIVAGGRMFVCSGLGKVAALDPESGKELWAYHYTADTRGSYLLNCRGLTYHAEEAGYRGECPGRVFAGTLDGRLLALDAASGKPCAGFGDNGALDLSQGLGQTQPGDFSPSSPPVIVDGKIVLGGRIPDNMRVDVPAGVIRAFDVHSGALLWSWNSAPPGSVPPAGEPYVRGTPNAWAPLSVDSERKLVFVPTGNASTDHTNIIRGERDYYASSVVALDAVTGAVKWHFQTVHRDHWDYDIPSQPVLFPLHRAGVEVPALAQATKQGHIFILNRESGEPLFPVEERPVPLSGAIEGERYSPTQPFPVNPAFIVRRDLAQEDIWGFTPWDKGKCMDLFEGANWEGVFTPPSLRGTIYFPSFMGATNWGGVSIDPVNGILIANTTQVPAIIRMYPRAQADAMLARGERFPPSLGAPYAHTMAPMLSPLGAPCIRPPWGTLLAIDLNKGERLWEVPLGSTRDVAPFPLWFDWGVPNLGGSMVTASGLVFIGATTDNFLRAFDIHSGKMLWKARLPGGGQATPMSYRIGESGKQYVVIAAGGHKYLGTDISDALVAYTLEN, encoded by the coding sequence ATGGGCGGCAACGAGGGCGGCATGAAATTTTCACCGTTGACGCAGATCGCGCCCGCCAACGTGGGCCATTTGAAGGAAGCGTGGACCTATCATATCGGCATGCTCGATGCGCCGGCACCAGCGTCGCCCACCTTCGAGGGCACGCCGATCGTGGCCGGTGGCCGCATGTTCGTGTGCTCGGGGCTGGGCAAGGTGGCGGCGCTGGATCCGGAGTCCGGCAAGGAGCTGTGGGCGTATCACTACACCGCCGACACCCGGGGCAGCTACCTGCTGAATTGCCGCGGCCTGACTTACCACGCCGAGGAGGCGGGTTACCGCGGCGAGTGTCCGGGCCGCGTGTTCGCGGGTACGCTCGATGGCCGGCTGCTCGCGCTCGATGCGGCGAGCGGCAAGCCGTGCGCGGGCTTTGGCGATAACGGTGCGCTCGACCTGAGCCAGGGGCTGGGACAGACACAGCCCGGCGACTTTTCGCCGTCCTCGCCGCCGGTGATCGTCGACGGCAAGATCGTGCTCGGTGGCCGGATTCCCGACAATATGCGGGTCGATGTGCCGGCGGGCGTGATCCGTGCCTTCGATGTGCACAGCGGCGCGCTGCTGTGGTCGTGGAATTCCGCGCCTCCAGGTTCAGTGCCGCCTGCGGGCGAACCTTACGTGCGTGGTACGCCGAATGCCTGGGCGCCGCTGTCGGTCGACAGCGAGCGCAAGCTGGTGTTCGTGCCGACCGGCAATGCTTCGACCGACCACACCAATATCATCCGTGGCGAGCGTGATTACTATGCCTCCTCGGTGGTGGCGCTGGATGCCGTGACCGGCGCGGTGAAGTGGCATTTCCAGACCGTGCACCGTGACCACTGGGACTATGACATTCCCTCGCAGCCGGTGCTGTTCCCGTTGCACCGCGCTGGCGTCGAGGTTCCGGCGCTGGCGCAGGCGACCAAGCAGGGCCATATCTTCATCCTGAACCGCGAGAGCGGTGAGCCGCTGTTCCCGGTCGAGGAGCGCCCGGTGCCGCTGAGCGGGGCCATCGAGGGCGAGCGCTACAGCCCCACGCAGCCCTTCCCGGTCAATCCGGCATTCATCGTGCGCCGCGATCTGGCGCAGGAGGATATCTGGGGTTTCACGCCGTGGGACAAGGGCAAGTGCATGGATCTCTTCGAGGGCGCGAACTGGGAAGGGGTGTTTACGCCGCCCTCGCTGCGCGGCACGATCTATTTCCCGAGTTTCATGGGTGCGACGAACTGGGGCGGCGTATCGATTGACCCGGTCAATGGCATACTCATCGCCAACACGACCCAGGTACCGGCGATCATCCGCATGTATCCACGTGCGCAGGCCGATGCGATGCTCGCGCGCGGCGAGAGGTTTCCGCCCTCGCTCGGCGCGCCCTACGCGCATACGATGGCGCCGATGCTCTCGCCGCTCGGCGCACCCTGCATTCGCCCGCCCTGGGGCACGCTGCTCGCGATTGACCTGAACAAGGGTGAGCGTCTGTGGGAGGTGCCACTTGGCTCGACGCGTGATGTGGCGCCATTCCCGCTGTGGTTTGACTGGGGCGTGCCGAATCTCGGTGGCTCGATGGTCACGGCTTCGGGGTTGGTGTTCATCGGTGCGACCACTGACAACTTTTTGCGTGCTTTCGATATTCACAGCGGCAAGATGCTGTGGAAAGCACGCCTGCCGGGCGGCGGCCAGGCGACACCGATGAGTTACCGGATCGGTGAAAGCGGAAAGCAGTACGTGGTGATTGCCGCAGGCGGTCACAAATATCTCGGCACCGACATCAGCGACGCGCTGGTGGCCTATACGCTGGAAAACTGA
- a CDS encoding nuclear transport factor 2 family protein produces the protein MSNSATEIANLLYRYAELMDGGELEAVAEMFRHARMKSRSAGELLDNAGMLEQWRRFVKIYPCGTPRTKHVVTNPIIEVDETAGTATCRSYYTVLQATDSLPLQVIAAGRYHDNFERADGKWRFSYRDYTLFDLAGDLSDHLLIAVAG, from the coding sequence ATGAGCAACAGTGCGACCGAGATCGCCAACCTGCTTTACCGCTATGCCGAACTGATGGATGGCGGTGAGCTGGAGGCCGTCGCTGAAATGTTCCGCCATGCGCGCATGAAGAGCAGATCTGCCGGCGAGCTGCTCGACAACGCCGGAATGCTCGAGCAGTGGCGACGCTTTGTCAAAATTTATCCCTGTGGCACGCCGCGTACCAAGCACGTTGTCACCAACCCGATCATCGAGGTGGATGAGACTGCGGGTACGGCGACCTGCCGCTCCTATTACACCGTGCTGCAGGCGACCGACTCCCTGCCGCTGCAAGTGATTGCCGCGGGGCGCTACCACGACAATTTCGAGCGCGCCGACGGCAAATGGCGCTTCAGCTATCGCGACTACACGCTCTTCGACCTCGCGGGCGATCTCAGCGACCACCTCCTGATCGCGGTTGCGGGATAA
- a CDS encoding arylsulfatase, giving the protein MRAIEATLKLATRLLVLGATLGSAPHGVASDAAAAAQAAPVVTRQLPPAGAPNIVVVLLDDVGFGAASTFGGPVATPALEQLANDGLRYNRFHTTAICSPTRAALLTGRNSHAAGVGTVMNSATTYPGYRGVLRDDSATIARVLGQNGYATSAWGKWHLVPDWEATQSGPFTHWPTGVGFDTFHGFLGGEADQYEPTLYDGTTPVVRERQAGYHLTEDIAEHAISWMQMQRSVDPARPFFVYFAPGATHAPLQPPATWAERYRGKFDQGWDRLREETFAHQKKAGVIPRDALLTPRPAELPAWDSLTPEQKRTSARLMELYAAFLAHTDAQVGRLRDALKEMGQYDNTLFVYIVGDNGASAEGGLLGSSNYLGDLQGLQSNLASFADDPQALLGEHSYAHYNSGWAWATDTPFQWTKQVASHLGGTRNPMVLAWPARIRDRGGLRQQFGHVNDIVPTILEAAGIAAPASVNGVAQRPMDGTSLAYTFADAKAAERHTTQYFEIYGNRAIYHDGWMASAFRGRVPWNVISAPRSTDFAADRWELYDLRTDFSQGRDLAAREPGKLRELQQLFDTQAAANNVVLHNPSRENTRFPDLAAGRTHFAYRPGTIGIAEKEAPNTKTRSHVIEAHIRVPEGGAHGVLATLGGRSAGWSLYLDDAGVPVYRLRIFDAEEITLRGTAPLEAGAHVLRYEFATTGAGPVPGGTTRLSVDGKEAASATLKRSAMMYSIDETFDIGLDTGSSPADYRAPYPFTGEIQGVNIELR; this is encoded by the coding sequence ATGCGCGCCATTGAAGCCACCCTGAAACTGGCCACCCGGCTGCTTGTGCTGGGTGCCACGCTGGGCAGCGCACCGCACGGTGTCGCGTCCGACGCCGCAGCGGCAGCGCAAGCCGCGCCGGTAGTGACGCGCCAACTGCCACCGGCCGGCGCGCCGAATATCGTGGTGGTGCTGCTCGATGACGTGGGCTTCGGCGCCGCCAGCACCTTCGGCGGCCCGGTCGCAACGCCGGCGCTGGAGCAACTGGCCAATGATGGCCTTCGCTACAACCGTTTCCACACCACGGCGATCTGCTCGCCGACGCGCGCCGCGCTGCTCACGGGACGCAATTCACACGCCGCGGGTGTGGGCACCGTGATGAACAGCGCGACCACCTACCCGGGATATCGCGGCGTGCTGCGCGACGATAGTGCCACCATCGCGCGCGTGCTCGGCCAGAACGGCTACGCGACCTCGGCCTGGGGCAAGTGGCACCTGGTGCCGGACTGGGAAGCCACCCAATCCGGCCCGTTCACGCACTGGCCGACCGGTGTGGGCTTCGACACGTTCCATGGTTTCCTCGGTGGCGAGGCGGATCAATACGAGCCCACGCTCTATGACGGCACCACCCCCGTGGTGCGTGAACGGCAAGCGGGTTACCACCTCACCGAGGACATCGCCGAGCACGCCATCTCGTGGATGCAGATGCAGCGTTCGGTGGATCCGGCACGCCCCTTCTTCGTGTACTTCGCACCCGGCGCCACCCACGCTCCGCTGCAGCCGCCTGCAACCTGGGCCGAGCGCTACCGTGGCAAGTTTGACCAGGGCTGGGATCGCCTGCGCGAGGAAACCTTCGCGCACCAGAAGAAGGCTGGCGTGATCCCGCGCGACGCTCTGCTGACCCCACGGCCCGCCGAGTTGCCGGCCTGGGATTCGCTGACTCCGGAGCAGAAGCGCACCTCGGCGCGCCTGATGGAGCTCTACGCCGCGTTCCTCGCGCACACCGACGCGCAGGTCGGCCGGCTGCGCGATGCGCTGAAGGAAATGGGACAGTATGACAACACCTTGTTCGTCTATATCGTCGGCGACAACGGCGCCAGCGCCGAGGGCGGATTGCTCGGCAGCAGCAATTACCTGGGCGATCTGCAGGGACTGCAGTCGAACCTGGCGAGCTTTGCCGACGATCCCCAGGCGCTTCTTGGCGAGCACAGCTACGCGCATTACAACTCCGGCTGGGCCTGGGCCACCGATACCCCGTTCCAGTGGACCAAGCAGGTGGCTTCGCATCTGGGCGGTACACGCAACCCGATGGTGCTCGCCTGGCCCGCGCGTATCCGTGACCGCGGTGGCCTGCGCCAGCAGTTCGGCCATGTGAACGATATCGTGCCGACGATCCTCGAGGCGGCCGGCATCGCGGCGCCGGCGAGCGTGAACGGCGTGGCGCAGCGCCCGATGGACGGTACCAGCCTCGCGTACACTTTCGCCGACGCGAAAGCTGCCGAGCGCCACACCACGCAGTATTTCGAGATCTACGGCAACCGCGCGATCTACCACGACGGCTGGATGGCCTCCGCATTCCGGGGTCGTGTGCCGTGGAACGTGATCAGCGCGCCGCGCAGCACGGATTTCGCCGCCGACCGCTGGGAGCTCTATGACCTGCGCACCGACTTCAGCCAGGGCCGTGACCTCGCGGCGCGCGAACCCGGCAAGCTGCGCGAACTGCAGCAACTCTTCGACACCCAGGCCGCCGCCAACAACGTGGTGCTGCACAACCCGTCCCGCGAGAACACGCGGTTTCCCGACCTCGCCGCCGGGCGCACCCACTTCGCGTACCGGCCCGGCACCATCGGCATCGCCGAGAAGGAGGCGCCGAACACGAAGACCCGTTCCCACGTCATCGAAGCACACATCCGGGTGCCCGAGGGCGGTGCGCACGGTGTGCTCGCCACCCTGGGCGGACGCAGTGCCGGCTGGTCGCTGTACCTGGACGATGCCGGCGTACCGGTCTATCGCCTGCGTATCTTCGACGCCGAGGAAATCACGCTGCGCGGCACGGCGCCACTCGAGGCCGGCGCGCACGTGCTGCGCTACGAGTTCGCCACCACGGGTGCCGGCCCGGTGCCCGGCGGCACGACGCGGCTCAGCGTGGACGGCAAGGAAGCAGCGAGTGCGACGCTAAAGCGCAGCGCCATGATGTACTCGATCGACGAGACCTTCGATATCGGACTGGACACGGGCTCATCGCCGGCCGATTATCGTGCACCCTACCCGTTCACGGGCGAGATCCAGGGGGTGAACATCGAGCTGCGATAG
- a CDS encoding choline dehydrogenase has protein sequence MYDYVIVGGGSAGCVLAARLSEDPAVQVLLIEAGKRDRSPLIRAPGGLLPIMLSGAHAWPYVSTPQKQLNDRVLYLPRGKVMGGGSSINGMVYDRGFASDYDRIAAAGNPGWSYAEVLPYFRRAETFHRPNDPYHGDTGPIQVSRPGAKHPFARAFIEAGRQAGYAGNDDTNGAEREGFGPVDVTIGRGVRSSASRAYVDPARRRANLHFALRAHASRVLLTDGRATGVEYLQKGRTHQVRARREVLLCGGAINSPQLLMLSGIGPPDQLLAHGIAVRHELPGVGQGLQDHLAVVVKYRSLAPISLFKYFKPWHGAAALVQYLVARGGPLGDPGMEACAFVKSDPALAEPDIKLLLVMALYANNGRELSPHHGFAAHTNVIRPASRGSVRLASANPLDAPLIDQNYLAREEDWRIARAAVRIARVVFAQKAFDALRGEELEPGPAISTDAQVDAFIRSKAEADYHSVGTCRMGRDELAVVDAELRVHGVAGLRVVDASVIPHMIGGNTNMPVIMVAEKAAAMIRGARG, from the coding sequence ATTTACGACTACGTCATCGTCGGTGGCGGCTCGGCCGGTTGCGTGCTCGCCGCGCGGCTCAGCGAGGACCCCGCGGTGCAGGTGCTGTTGATCGAGGCCGGCAAGCGCGACCGCAGCCCGCTGATCCGTGCGCCCGGCGGGCTGCTGCCCATCATGCTGTCCGGTGCACACGCGTGGCCCTATGTCTCGACGCCGCAAAAACAGCTGAACGACCGGGTTCTCTACCTTCCGCGCGGCAAGGTGATGGGCGGCGGCAGTTCGATCAACGGCATGGTCTACGACCGCGGATTCGCGAGCGATTACGACCGCATTGCCGCGGCGGGCAACCCCGGTTGGTCCTATGCCGAGGTGCTGCCGTATTTCCGGCGCGCCGAGACGTTCCATCGCCCGAATGACCCCTACCACGGGGACACCGGACCGATCCAGGTCTCGCGACCGGGTGCCAAGCATCCCTTCGCGCGTGCCTTCATCGAGGCCGGCCGGCAGGCCGGTTATGCCGGCAACGATGACACCAACGGCGCCGAGCGCGAGGGCTTCGGGCCGGTCGATGTCACGATCGGGCGCGGTGTGCGCTCCAGCGCATCGCGGGCCTATGTCGATCCCGCACGTCGCCGCGCCAACCTGCATTTTGCGCTGCGCGCGCACGCGAGCCGCGTCCTGCTGACGGACGGCCGTGCCACGGGCGTCGAGTATCTGCAAAAGGGCAGGACGCACCAGGTTCGCGCCCGACGCGAGGTGCTGCTCTGCGGTGGGGCAATCAATTCCCCGCAGTTGCTGATGCTCTCAGGCATCGGTCCGCCCGATCAACTGCTGGCGCACGGTATCGCGGTGCGCCACGAGTTGCCGGGCGTCGGCCAGGGCCTGCAGGATCACCTCGCCGTGGTGGTGAAGTACCGCTCGCTTGCGCCGATCTCGCTGTTCAAGTATTTCAAGCCGTGGCATGGCGCGGCGGCGCTGGTGCAGTACCTCGTTGCCCGCGGAGGCCCGCTCGGCGATCCCGGCATGGAAGCCTGCGCCTTCGTGAAGTCCGATCCCGCGCTCGCCGAGCCCGACATCAAGCTGCTGCTCGTGATGGCACTCTATGCCAACAACGGACGCGAACTGTCGCCGCACCACGGGTTCGCCGCGCACACCAACGTGATCCGTCCCGCGAGCCGCGGCAGTGTGCGGCTGGCCTCGGCAAATCCCCTGGATGCTCCGCTGATCGACCAGAACTATCTTGCCCGCGAGGAGGATTGGCGCATCGCGCGAGCCGCGGTACGCATCGCCCGCGTGGTGTTTGCGCAGAAAGCCTTCGATGCGCTGCGCGGTGAAGAACTGGAGCCGGGCCCCGCCATCTCGACGGATGCGCAAGTCGACGCATTCATCCGATCGAAGGCCGAGGCCGACTATCACTCCGTGGGCACCTGCCGCATGGGGCGCGATGAACTCGCCGTGGTCGATGCCGAACTGCGTGTGCACGGCGTAGCGGGCCTGCGCGTGGTCGACGCCTCGGTGATACCGCACATGATCGGCGGCAACACCAACATGCCGGTCATCATGGTCGCGGAAAAAGCGGCCGCCATGATTCGCGGCGCGCGAGGGTGA
- a CDS encoding DegT/DnrJ/EryC1/StrS family aminotransferase — translation MRIPAREVRYGGAMIDQKEIDAVVNVMKTGMSVGEQVQTFESRCARLLGKEYGVMVNSGSSALLIAVRLLDLPPGSEIITPTLTFGTDISCIVLNGHVPVLVDVEPDTYQVDIDRIERNITPLTRALLIPSLVGGMPDWDRLRALADKHGLKIIEDSCDTLGGTYRGTPAGDRSDISVTSFSIFHIITCLGNGGLIAINDPQLWDRGLMLRAWGRSSEKFMHGTRKNDSDGRFLENLGDIEYDGLFIFEEIAYGFIPNEAGAAFGHEQLNKLELFTKLRQERFELHDAYMDTRSDIFVKPRVLDEVFTTWICYPVQLRPELGWSRRELQRHLEDSGIFTRVIMSGHTALQPMMNKVKYRVDPEGCPNAERVMRHGLMLPCHPTMTLEDCRYLYQTIDDFIALQRGK, via the coding sequence ATGAGAATCCCGGCACGCGAAGTCCGCTACGGCGGCGCAATGATCGACCAGAAGGAAATCGACGCGGTCGTCAACGTGATGAAGACCGGCATGTCGGTTGGCGAACAGGTGCAGACCTTCGAGAGCCGCTGCGCCAGGCTGCTCGGCAAGGAATACGGGGTGATGGTCAACTCCGGCAGTTCCGCGCTGCTGATCGCCGTGCGCCTGCTCGATCTGCCGCCCGGCTCGGAAATCATCACGCCGACGCTGACGTTCGGCACCGATATTTCCTGCATCGTGCTGAACGGTCATGTGCCGGTGCTGGTCGACGTGGAGCCGGACACCTACCAGGTCGATATCGACAGGATCGAGCGCAACATCACGCCGCTGACCCGGGCGCTGCTGATTCCCAGCCTCGTGGGCGGCATGCCGGACTGGGACCGCCTGCGCGCATTGGCCGACAAGCATGGCCTCAAGATCATCGAGGACAGCTGCGACACGCTCGGCGGCACCTACCGTGGCACGCCGGCCGGTGATCGCAGCGATATCAGCGTCACCAGCTTTTCGATCTTCCACATCATCACCTGCCTCGGCAACGGCGGCCTGATCGCGATCAACGATCCGCAGCTGTGGGATCGCGGGCTGATGCTGCGCGCCTGGGGCCGCTCTTCCGAGAAGTTCATGCACGGCACGCGCAAGAACGACAGCGACGGCCGCTTTCTCGAAAACCTCGGCGATATCGAATACGACGGGCTGTTCATCTTCGAGGAGATCGCCTATGGCTTCATCCCCAACGAGGCTGGCGCGGCCTTCGGCCATGAGCAACTGAACAAGCTCGAGCTGTTCACTAAACTGCGCCAGGAACGGTTCGAGCTGCACGACGCGTATATGGACACGCGCAGCGATATCTTCGTCAAGCCGCGGGTGCTCGACGAGGTGTTCACCACCTGGATCTGTTACCCGGTCCAGTTGCGCCCCGAACTCGGCTGGAGCCGGCGTGAACTGCAGCGCCACCTCGAGGATTCCGGCATCTTCACCCGCGTGATCATGTCCGGCCATACCGCGCTGCAGCCGATGATGAACAAGGTGAAGTACCGTGTTGACCCGGAAGGCTGCCCGAACGCCGAGCGCGTGATGCGCCACGGCCTGATGCTGCCCTGCCACCCGACGATGACGCTCGAGGACTGCCGTTACCTGTACCAGACCATCGACGATTTCATCGCGCTGCAGCGTGGCAAGTGA
- a CDS encoding AraC family transcriptional regulator ligand-binding domain-containing protein, producing the protein MAVPLPRHPPQGVPAQFALTLLQEISATGDDPGHLLARLGLPFTFAQLAAGRVQVISDHHFVLLYGECITVLSAHANRERGLPPMSKDEVDMLCYCVITCTTLAEVIERASRFCAMLDHRAADLSLVIDADEAVFHMATQRLRHSVSGLLTDLNGLSFYHRLFAWLIGEAIPVQGYDVYAEAPADRATLERFFQQPIRFACPDNNFRFPAHQLARPVVRSYQRLVERLSVFPFDHLREPRDGAQFADTVEHIIATRLGRQQSMPSLEQFARFFCISRATLQRRLREEGVTLDAIKQRLRLKLAEELLQPGARLKVSDVALRLGFSDVRSFRRAFIEWTGKSPDAWRRGPAARQEGNRSGIIPQPRSGGGR; encoded by the coding sequence ATGGCAGTACCGCTTCCACGTCATCCGCCGCAGGGCGTTCCAGCTCAATTTGCCCTGACGCTGCTCCAGGAAATATCGGCTACCGGCGACGACCCCGGGCACCTGCTGGCACGACTCGGCCTGCCGTTCACGTTTGCCCAACTGGCGGCAGGGCGCGTGCAGGTCATTTCGGATCACCACTTCGTGCTGCTTTACGGCGAGTGCATCACCGTGCTCTCGGCGCATGCCAACCGCGAGCGCGGCCTGCCGCCGATGAGCAAGGACGAGGTCGACATGCTCTGCTACTGCGTGATCACCTGCACCACGCTGGCGGAGGTCATCGAACGCGCATCGCGCTTCTGCGCCATGCTGGATCATCGCGCCGCCGACCTGTCGCTCGTGATCGACGCTGACGAGGCCGTGTTCCACATGGCGACCCAGCGCCTGCGCCACAGCGTCAGCGGCTTGCTGACGGACCTGAATGGGCTGAGCTTCTACCACCGCCTGTTCGCGTGGCTGATCGGCGAGGCGATCCCGGTGCAAGGCTACGATGTCTACGCCGAGGCACCGGCGGATCGCGCCACGCTGGAGCGCTTCTTCCAGCAACCGATCCGTTTCGCCTGCCCCGACAATAACTTCCGTTTCCCCGCGCACCAACTCGCCAGGCCGGTGGTGCGCAGCTATCAGCGTCTGGTGGAGCGGCTCAGCGTATTTCCCTTCGACCACCTGCGCGAACCACGCGACGGGGCTCAGTTCGCCGATACGGTGGAACATATCATCGCCACCCGGCTTGGGCGCCAGCAAAGCATGCCGAGCCTCGAGCAGTTCGCGCGTTTCTTCTGCATCAGCCGGGCCACCTTGCAGCGCCGCCTGCGCGAGGAAGGCGTCACGCTCGATGCGATCAAGCAGCGCTTGCGCCTGAAACTGGCGGAGGAATTGCTGCAGCCGGGCGCGCGCCTCAAGGTGAGCGACGTGGCGCTCAGGCTCGGCTTCAGCGATGTGCGCTCATTCCGCCGCGCCTTCATCGAATGGACCGGCAAGTCACCGGATGCCTGGCGGCGCGGCCCTGCGGCGCGGCAGGAAGGAAACAGGTCGGGGATTATCCCGCAACCGCGATCAGGAGGTGGTCGCTGA